The DNA sequence AAATGATACCATAGAGGAGCCAAACAAGGTCCAGAGAAGGAAGCGGGACCGACTTGGAGACCAGGGCTCTACGATGATCTACCTGAAGGCCATCCAGGGCATCCTGGGAAAGTCGATGCCaaaaaggaagggagaggctGCCACTCGGGCCAAACCCAGCACGGCAGAGCGTCCCAGCCGCCGAGAGGGACCAGCCAGGAGTGTCAGTGTGTCTGCTCCGCAGGAAGAGAAGGAGCCTGCCCCAGAGGTCAGAgcggaggaggagaaggctgtgCGCGAGAAGAGCGGCCTCCGCGACAGGAGAGTGGTGATAGACCCTCCGGGGAAGCCCAGCGAGGAGCCCCTTGGCGACCGAAGGGTGGTCACTGAGCAACGCTCTCCAGCCCTGGAGGTTTTGGATGATTCTCACTCGCATTTAAACAGCCCAAAGGTGAGTGTAGCTGAGGCCATGCGGGCCAAGCATGGAGTTTCTAGTTCTTTAAATGCATTTGGTCTTTTACTCACTCAGCACAGTACTTGACTTAACCGGGGCTCCAGGAGACAAATTGATGGTTCTCTTCTAACGTTACCTTTTGGACTTATTTGGAAACACCAATTCAGTGATACCTTTTTTTAGGATTTATATGTTTGTTAAGATACAGGTTTGCCTGTGTAACGAAGCTGAAAATAACTAACTTAAAGAAAACAGATGTTTTCCTTAAAGACAATGGCTCCACAGTGTCAGGGGCCCAGGTGCCTGTGTCTTGACTCTCTGCTGCCCCTCAACCCAGTTTCCATCTTGTGTGAGATAGCTCCTGGGACAGGACTCAGCACGTCATGTTGACATTCCagccaggaggaaggggagaggagcaaGGGACattccctccccgcctccctttttaaaattaattaacttattaatttatatatttttaatttttttcctacctccgtttttttaaattgaaatatagtcagttacaatatgtcagcaTAAtgtccagtcatacatatacatacatatattcattttcatattcttcttcattaaagtttattcaagatattgaacatagttccctgtgctataccctccctttAAAAGCTTGGCCCAGAAGTTGTACACTTGGTTTCTGCTTATATGTTACAAGAATCTAGAAACCTGGTCAACACCTGCAAGAGAGTCTGGAAAATTAACTTCCATCTGGAAAGCCTTACACCCAGATAtacttctatttctgtaaaaagagAGAGTGATACTGAATGATACTGGAGGgaaactaacatttttaaaaaacactgcttATGATTTAGAAGAAAAGGCATTCCTCTGTCCTGCCCATCCCTGCCCGTCCTTCACTGCTGCTCCTCAGAGGTAGCTCGTTTCATCTCTTTTAAAGAGCTCTTTGCTCCAGTACTTATCTCTGTATTTCTAAGTAattttgcattgtttattttttaaaaatttagacatCTAGAGTTCTTACTCAGAAAGATGAGAATTTAGTTCTCTACACTTTGGCAGCATCAAGGCTCAGAAATggattctctctcccttcctgcagTTCCCTGGGTCATAATACAATTTTTAGCTAAATCTATTAATTTATTATCACCACGTTCCTGGCTGAGTTATGTATACTCTGATTACGTTTCCTTTTTtagaaaagtttttctttcaagttcatcaccttgtttttttcctttatttttctctgtaccTATGACTACTTCATCCCCAAACTGCTAGTTCCATAAAGTTCTTCTCAATGTTGTCAAAATAAGTAATGTCCCTGCGCCCCCCCTTTTTAAAGTGTACTCCCTTTAATTGTTTCCTTAAGATTCTTTTTTCTCCTATCTTTTCATCTCTGCTTTCTTTATGAATAATTAAAGTGAATGTGTATAATTCATACTTGAAGAATTTTCGACATACTTGATGTCTAAGAACACTGGCTTAGTGTTTTGAGTATTCCTTTCTTGGAACATCCTGTTCTTGTTTTGAGGTTACAGTACCTTCTCTTGTTTCTCTGAGAATATTGATtagtttattttgaagatttttttctataCTGCTTTTTCTGAGTTtccttctgatttaaaaaattttttttggtttctgtctTTTGTGGTAGGGCTTTCCTCAGAAGTTTTGGctctttgttcatattttaagGATAAAGCATTAAAAAGCCAATTGGAAGTCCTGAGTGCATGGATGGGCTTGTGAACTACTGACTTCAACATAGTGTGATAACCTTGTGGGCTCTTGGTTGGATCTGTAGCTCTGTCCTCAGGCTGCTTGGTGTCCACGGGGAGAAATCCTCTGGTCCCCTGCCCAGGAGCACACCTGGTAGCTCGTGTTGTAGGAGTCAGGTTGAGGGACGTGCCTCATGTGATGGTCCCTCACCTGCAGACATGTGTCCGTTGTCCACGATTATTCCATAGGCTCCTTGGTTTAACTCTTCCAGGTGTGAACCTTAGTTCTTTTTCTCGGTGGGGAAGGAGCAGAGCCCCCTGTACAGGATGGGATCAGGGATCTGGGGCTCTAACTTCGCTGATTCTCCTATTTTCATCTCCAGCTTCACCTTTGTTTTGAGAGGTCTGGTACCTCCAATTTCTGAGTCTGTCTGGGGTCCTATATTGTGATTCAGCATGTTTCTGCGTTTTTCTCACCACAGGCCTAGGTTGTGGCCATCTGTGATCTGCTTATCCAGTAACCGACCATCCGTCTATTTGTTTTCTagcatatgatttttaaatttgctttgctATTTAGTCTGTATGCTTTCTCTGTGAATGTTTATGCCTTTTCAAGTCCATTGCCTGTAGTTTTCAGAGTTTTTATAGGAGGAAGGACAAAACCCACGTATACTGTCTTTAGTTGGAAATCCCAAGAACAGTACATTTTGTAACCAACTTTTCCCACCAGATAAAGAACGTCTGTGTTTCCTGTCTAACATAGATCGTTCTTTGGCTGCTTagaattccactgtatggataagCTTTCCAAACTTAGATACCCAGACTCCTGTTTGTCAGACTGGACACTGTTGGGTGTGTATTTGGAGGCACTGTAAGGTGGTAGGGAAGCATGTGGGTGTCGGGGTCAGACAGTCTGGGctcagatcctggctctgccacttgaacTGCAGTCATGAGAAAGTCacagaacctctctgagcctagtttcttcctctgtataaAAAGACACAGTTCTTTAAATGTTACCACAGAGTAACACAGGAATCAGCAGACTTcttctgtaaagggtcagatagtgaatattttaggctttgggggCTTAATATGGCCTCTGCTGGAATAGCGTGAAATCAGCTTTAGGCAATATTTAAGCAAATGGGCCTGTGATCcagtaaagctttatttacaCCAGCTGGCAGTGCGTTAGATTTGGCTTTTGGGCCACAGTTTGCAGACCTCTGAATTAAACATGAAAATACTTTGCTCAGTGCCTAGTGTATAGTAGGCTCTCAAGAAAGATAGCTTTAAATTTTACCATATGGGCTTGAATCTAAGGAAGTCTTGAATATAGGTAATCTCCCATTTTCCCAAAAAGGAAATCCAAAAATTTTTTCCTGGCTAATGTGACTTTTTCCTGGCTTTCATTGCAAGAACTTAGATGATATTATTGTAAGTCTGTTTGTCATATTTCTAGGTACAAGTGCATTTTTTGAGTCACTGTTTTCCTCACTctgccatttttttcccccactctcacatttcattaaataattttattaaacctTTTCACATGTCTCTGACATTGTCTTTGTTGTCACTGGAGTTACTTTTGGAGTCATGTAATGTGATTTCCTGAACTTCTCTGATGATAAGAATGAGCAAATCTGACTTAGAATCTGAGATGGGACCTGGGAATTGGTAATTTGTTTTAACAAATAACCCGAATGATGGAGAAGTTTGTGAAGCACCCAGCGGACATCTCTACCCCTCTATCTGAGTTGGaattttattttagctttattatttttatgtaaactGTTTCTTATGGAATATTTAAAGTATGAAAATTACCAACATACTTATCACTCGTCTTCAACAATTAATAACTCACGGCCAATCTTGCCTTGGGAGAAAAGGGATAAAGCAAAGCAAATCCCACCTACCATTATCACttcatccataaatatttcagtgtgtgtctctaaaattagggaaaaaaacaaacgtAAGTActatattctctctccctctgccgcacacacacaggcacaggcacacgcacacacacggctTAATAGCATCAGCCATCCAGTCTGATTGGATTTGCCTGTTTTGTgattgtttttggtttgtttgaaaCAGGATCCGAGAAAGAGCAATGTCTCAATTTCTATGTGTTTGTCTCTTAGTCTCTGTagtttccccctcccctctcccaccctgtgTTGTCATTTATttgttgtaaaagaaaaaaaaaaaagtcatttgatGTGTAGTATTTCCCGCAGCTGAGATGTCACTGGTGGATGGAGCACGTTTTGAATCTGTCTTGTTCTGTCCCTAGACATTTTATCCCAAATTGCAGATAGCTGTTCCCATTGCATTCAGGGAGTTTGCATTCATCTTTTGGAGGTGTTTTTTTGGGATTGCCACAGTGTaaccatttctaaatatttttttaggaaatatatttccatggtttaaaaataaaacataaaaattatttagtAAAACATAGCTTTCCAGCCTGGACCTGTGTTGCCTTACTCTTGCACTTGGATACTACTTTGTAAGTTTCTCAGTTTTTCCAGTGAAATTTAATGTATAACCACttagattttgcttttttaaaagtaatctttaaaaaaaactaaaagcgatctttaaaagttttaaaaatgacatcGAACACAGAACTTTGAGGTCATACCTCCAGGAATAATGATTAAGTCTCTTAGATTTCCTTGGTTCCCCTcacctccttttttaaaatattgaggttAGGGAATCTCTATAAGCAGCTCAAATTAGCTTGACTGAGATTTATTTGTGATCATTTGTCATCTTCAGATAAAAGAGTACATCTTGTAATACAAGAGACTTTGTaaggacttaaatataaaatgaccCCTCAGAAAAGGAGCCAacattttggggagaaaaatctTACCTTCTATTTGGGCGGGTTTTTTTGGGTGACTTTAGTCAGATTAACTTTTGTTActgaaaaatggcaaaatatattttgaagagcTGAATTGCAAAGATGTTAATTATgtgttagtgtgtgtgaaagacattTTAACTTTTAGGCGCACATACACGGAAGGAGAGTAATGACCCCAGTATATCTCACTGAAAATTCAGCGGAGAAAAAACTTGTCAAGTTCAGGCAAGACTGCAGTGTCTTATTGTCTAGGTTGGTGGAAATTTCCATAAGCAAGGTAGTGTGAAAGATTGTTCTCCCTTAGAAATTACCTTCTAAAAAACTTATGGGGAATTTTAAACATATTCAAAGTAAACAAACTAGTGTAGTGAATCCCTCAGGTTCCCATCACTCAGCTTCAGGAgtttagattaaaatttttttgttttttatttttagttttaattttaattttttagggggaggtaattaggtttatttctggggagcgttctggggattgaacccaggaccttgtgtatgctaagcgtgccctctaccacttgatcTGTACCCCCccccaattaaaatttaaatgtgctgcaatttaaaatatcttacctTTAGAAAATATTACTGTTTGAATATGTCTGTTATTCAAGAAGGGAATAGCAGGAAGAAATCTAAAGCAGGAATGTGTCAAATGGGAAGTTTATAATTCATTACAATTTTTGTACCAGTTTGTTTCCTTTTAGACTTGTAAAGAAAGGTGTGGAAAATTAGTCTAGACAGTAGAAGCAAATCTTTTGTTCCATTTGAAGGAGGTAATCAGTGCTCGCTCTTagtgaattatttgttctatcaGATGagttgtgtgtgtttataaaagTATTGAAAGAGCTTTGTAAGGCCCCTTGCTCAGGCCCTCTGGTGCTGGTGGATACAGGTGGCTTCATGAGCGAGAGGAAACAAGGGCACTTAAGCCCAATTGTTTTTGGATGAGTTGAAATCCGTTTACTGTGTTTCTCAAACCTGATCTGCATCAAAATTACATGAGAATTAAGTACAGATTCTTAGGCACCATTCTGGACCTATCAGTGTCTGGTTAGGGCGGGCCTTTAAaaagctttgtttttaaaaaacccgCCTAGTGGTTCTGATGTGAAGCTAAGTTCAGAAATCATTGCACGATTTATTCTACAAATTAATTCAAATACAGTatgagcacttactgtatgccagacactgttcggGATGTTCAGGAGATACCAATGGAGAAAGTAAAAGTTCCTGACTTTGTAACTTACGTTTTAGCAGGGCTAAATTGATTTAATGCAACGTATTGTTGTTCAGTTACTATTACTCCCTAGTGGCATAAAATAACTGATTTATTTTGCTCTCAATTTTGTGAGTCAGGAATTGAGAAAGATCTAGACTGGGCAGGTCTTTGTTGGTAGCGGGTGAGTGTTGGAGGGGTTCTGTCATGTGGCTCCATTCAGGTATTGGTGGGGCTGCATTCTGAGAGCCCAGCACGGCTGGTCCACCAAGATGTGCACCCGTGTGTGAACATGTCGGGCAGTTGATGATGGCACCTGCCTGTGACCTCTCTAGCTTGGTCACAGGTGCCCTGACGGTCGGCCTCCCACAGAGGAGTAAGCAGAGAGAACCGGGGAGACGGCAAGGCCATCCTGACCTAGCCCTGGCAGCAGCACGGTGTCTTGTCTGTAATCCTGTTGTACAGTTACTGTACCAGTTGCCCAGGTTCAAGGGGAGGGGGTCTCAAACCCCACCTTTCAATGGAGAGAAATGTCAAGAATTTGCAGGCACATCTTAAAACCTCCGCAGCTGTGtgggtttgaattttgaatgTGTAGAGACGTGTTGGAGATGGGATGTTGGGCAGTGCTTTTCTCTAAAACCCTGACACCCAGTGAGTTCTAGAGAATTTTTCCCAAAGGGGAGCGTTCAGAAAGCGAATGCAGGCATAGCATCCCTTCTGGGGGTGGCATGTTAAGACCACGGTCACCAGTTTATTCTCTGAAGCTGACGTGATGGTTCCTAGCTGGAACCTGCCTTGCTCTCTGGAAATAATAAGGAAACCAGGTGACAAAGTGAGCTAAGGAGCCAAGGCAAAGCCATCACCGTGGCCAGAAAAACAGCCAGGGCTTCTGTTCTGCAGTTTGGGAGGCTGTCTTCCCCCAGGAAGAAGGCTAACCTTTTGTTGCTTTCCTTTCCTGCAGCCTAAAGAAAGGGAGGTGGTGATGGAGCACAGCTCTTCGGGAAGCGACTGGTCCGACGTGGATGAGATTTCCACAGTCAGGTTCTCTCAGGAGGAGCCCGTCTCCCCGAAACTCTCAGCAGCTCCAGCGCCTTCTGCCTTCCCCACTGACTACGTCATGTACCCGGCCCACTTGTACAGTAGCCCCTGGTGTGACTACGCCAGCTGCTGGACCAGCAGCCCACAGACTTCCAGCTACCCCTCCGTGGGCAGTGGCAGTGGAGACACGGCCCAGGCGGGGAAGGGCGGCCGGGGCTCTTCCCCCAGCTCGACAGTGAGCTCCCAGAACACCTGCAGAGGCCCGGAGGCCGCCAAGGAAGGCAGATCCCGGGATTCTCGTTCATCTCGTTTCTCCAGAAGCTCAGAAGAAGAAGAGGTGAAGGAGAAAAGAACATTCCGGGAGGATGCACCACCACGTCCGTGTGGAGGACACGCATCCAGCTCCCTGCCAAGGAGCCGTCGGGAGCCCAGGCTAGAGGGTTTCATCGACACCCATTGTCACTTGGACATGCTCTATTCCAAGTTGTCTTTCAAAGGGACCTTCACAAAGTTCAGGAAAATTTACAGCAGCTCCTTCCCTAAGGAATTTCAGGGCTGCATCTCTGACTTTTGCGATCCTCGGACACTGACAGATTGCCTGTGGGAGGACCTTTTGAAAGAGGATCTGGTGTGGGGGGCCTTTGGCTGTCACCCCCATTTTGCACGTTACTACAATGAGAGTCAAGAAAGAAATCTTCTGCAAGCCTTAAGGCACCCCAAAGCTGTGGCATTTGGGGAAATGGGTTTGGATTACTCTCATAAGTGCACCACGCCTGTCCCAGAGCAGCACAAGGTAACGTCCTCTTTAGCTTGCTTACAGTTTTAAGTTCCTCTTTCAGTTGTCGAAACCTACCAGTAAGGGTTTCTCTGCTTTTGGAACTGAAGAATTTAGCATCTCTAAAAATTGGATTATTCTTACCCAGACCATGTAGATGGCATTTGTGAAATGCTTCACAAGCTGTTTCTTACCTTCCAGCTTTATTATGTGAGAGAGAGGGGAACAGGCACGCTGGGACTTCTTCCAGCTGATGATTCGACGTCAAAGCTATTGTTCCTTCTTGGCAAGCAAcacatttttgtttaattaaacaagatatttttattctgatttgAAAGTTAAGTATGCCCTTTGGAGAATATTTGGAAAATGCAAAAATGTGTAAAGAAGGTAACTTCCCATTCCATCCAAGATGGTGGCTGTTTGCGTCATAATACTTTGCCTT is a window from the Vicugna pacos chromosome 17, VicPac4, whole genome shotgun sequence genome containing:
- the TATDN2 gene encoding putative deoxyribonuclease TATDN2, which translates into the protein MASERRKVKYHWNSTSERNSRKRTCLRESSDVAPSSWPAHSSASRSGGASSPKRMKAQKEDDVACTPRLSWGSSRRRSSSSSSSHSSGPGVGGAASKRGLIRSSRGFLSSGGSPLRPGKPSLEEMASLEEEACSLKVDSKDSSRNSMDSEFAAEAEGQNDTIEEPNKVQRRKRDRLGDQGSTMIYLKAIQGILGKSMPKRKGEAATRAKPSTAERPSRREGPARSVSVSAPQEEKEPAPEVRAEEEKAVREKSGLRDRRVVIDPPGKPSEEPLGDRRVVTEQRSPALEVLDDSHSHLNSPKPKEREVVMEHSSSGSDWSDVDEISTVRFSQEEPVSPKLSAAPAPSAFPTDYVMYPAHLYSSPWCDYASCWTSSPQTSSYPSVGSGSGDTAQAGKGGRGSSPSSTVSSQNTCRGPEAAKEGRSRDSRSSRFSRSSEEEEVKEKRTFREDAPPRPCGGHASSSLPRSRREPRLEGFIDTHCHLDMLYSKLSFKGTFTKFRKIYSSSFPKEFQGCISDFCDPRTLTDCLWEDLLKEDLVWGAFGCHPHFARYYNESQERNLLQALRHPKAVAFGEMGLDYSHKCTTPVPEQHKVFERQLQLAVSLRKPLVIHCREADEDLLKIMKKFVPPDYKIHRHCFTGSYPVIEPLLEHFPNMSVGFTAVLTYSSAWEAREALKQIPLERIIVETDAPYFLPRQVPRSLCQYAHPGLALHTVREIARVKDLPLARTLATLRENTCRLYSL